AGGAAGTCAAGTCATGGAAAAAGCGCAAGGCGGAGCTCCTCAAGAAACTGCCGCCTGGGGTGGATGAACACGCCGCAAAGCAGATTCTCAACGAGATCGTCATCCAAGGGGACGAGGTACACTGGAGCGACATTGCGGGGCTCGAAATAGCCAAAAATGCTCTTCGTGAGACTGTTGTTTATCCGTTTTTGCGGCCGGATTTATTTATGGGGCTGCGTGAACCGGCGAGAGGAATGCTCTTGTTTGGGCCTCCTGGTACCGGAAAGACGATGCTAGCGAGAGCCGTGGCCACTGAGAGCAAgtcaaccttcttctccatatCCGCCAGCAGCCTGACCAGTAAATATCTGGGGGAATCCGAGAAGCTCGTCAGGGCGCTCTTCAGTTTGGCAAAGGTACTGGCACCGAGCATCATTTTCGTGGATGAAATCGACTCGCTTCTCTCGCAGCGATCAGGTTCAGGTGAGCATGAGGCCACAAGACGAATCAAGACGGAATTCTTGATTCAGTGGAGTGATCTCCAGCGTGCGGCTGCGGGAAGGGAGGTTGGCGAACGAGACAAGGAAAGAGGTGATGCAAATAGAGTGCTGGTTCTGGCTGCAACCAATCTGCCATGGGCAATTGACGAGGCAGCGAGACGACGGTTTGTCAGGCGGCAGTATATACCACTGCCTGAGGCGGAAACGCGGGCGGTGCAGCTGAAGACGCTGCTGAAACAGCAGACACACACACTGAGTGATGAAGACATCAACACATTAGTTGCGATGACAGACGGTAAGTTGGCCCTAATCCTATACGCTATCTGTTTGGTTTTGAACCTGTTGCTGATGCGTCATATCTCAAACAGGCTTCTCGGGCTCGGATATCACAGCATTGGCAAAAGATGCTGCGATGGGCCCTCTCAGATCTCTTGGAGACGCTTTACTGCACATGACAGAGAATGATATACGGCCAATTGGACTGTCCGATTTTATTGCCAGCTTGGCCACTATCAGACCAAGTGTGAGCAAAGCGGGCCTAAAGGAATACGAAGACTGGGCGAGGGAGTTTGGAGAGCGTGGTGGATGAGAAAGTCCCCTTTGGGCCAATAGAAGCATACACTTTACATGTCGACGCGAGCCTGGAGACTTTTGCTTATCTGTTTTTTTAAAAGCATAGCTCAGGAGTTCATAGGGGGTTTGCTGctttggttggttggttagTTGGGGGCCAGGCAAGAACATAAACAGAGCAGCCATCTGTTCGTTAGGAAATAACACGAGTTCCCATAAGCATGCTTCCACAACATGGGGAGACATTATCTCCTGTCGAGCGATTGGCTCTGTCAGCCTTTGTCATGTTTCTGATGCCTAGTATTTCCACTCTTTGGTATATCTTGATGCTACAAACCTCCACCCAATATTGTATATATGTACACATGCACATGAACCATTCATGTTTCTTCCTGAAATCGTACACCTTTTTGACAGAGCCTAAAACCCAGACTCCGTCTCCCAATGCCTACTATCCGATGCACCCACCCCACTCCCTAACAATAACCCCAAgtctttttattttcattGCGTTTGCTTGGACAACCACCCgtacttcttcttcgtcctcaacTCGAGGATCAACGTCAGCGtcttcagctccttctccacctcggcaGCTTCCGCCTTTACAAACTGCAGAGACCTCTCTGTCTTTTCGGCGACGTCCTTCAggctcttcctcgcctcctttGCTTCTTTCTTGACCACCCTTTGCCTCACGAGCTCTTCGGCggaggggattggggggcGGGCCGAGATGGGGAGGCCGGCGCCGGGGGCAATGATGTGCTTGACTACGTGGCgcttggacttggaggtGCGCCAGCCGGGGCTGATGGCGACGACGTCGCCCTGGCGGAGGGAGTTGGCGGGGTCGTGGACGAGATAAGTTTTCGGGTCGTCGaagtgctggtggtggagaaggagggggagtaggTTAGTACAAGTAAGAGGTGAATCGGTCGGTGTTTAGTggggttgagaaggaggaggaggagggaggagggagggggaggggtttggtcGTATATAGTACCTTCTTGAGGAAGTTGTTCCACTTTAGCCCTCCCACGCGCACTTTGACCGTCTTGTCGATCAGCCCTGCGGTGACGACTACGCCGTGAATCTCCCGCATGGAGTTCAGCTGGGCGAGGTTCTTGGCTATTGAAGAGGAGGCCATCTTGATATGTGTGTTGATGTGTGCGTGTCTGTGGCCCCAAAAGCCAATTGCTTTTCTCCAAGTTTCCTCCTCCGTTTGGTTTGGCGACCTCTTCAACGTCTCGGTTCTCGGGTActcttgttgtggtggatCTGTGCCGGTGGTTCGGGAATTTGGCGGGTTGGCGGAGTCGCAGCAGCTCAGAGTTCGCAAAATGAGGCTGTCGTCTCCCAAAATTTTGGAGCCTGCACTACCAAAAGCCGGAGTGGACGTTGAGATGGACCGGGGTTAGGCGAACCACCGTGCGGGTCATTCCTGTAAAGATGCCCGCCAGCCTGTGTGCCAAGACTTTCCTTCTGCACTGTGGACGAAAGCTCAGCCTTGTGCGCTCTGTGCCCCTGTTTCTCAACTCAATTGAAAAGGGGTGAATGCAAACATCGAGATTACATCACCAAAGATAGAGCACAAGCTCGCCCCAACACATATTCCCATAAAACACAGCAGTTAAAAATTAGAATTATTGTAGCTATCTTGCCTAGTGCACTAGGAAAACGCCTTGCGCTGTGCCCTTGTCCCGTTGATGCCATTGTAGAAAAAGTGTATGCTTAGTTGTCCCCTCGTTACCATAAATTCGTGATTGCAAACAGTTCCCCTAATCCAAAATCCCACACCTTTATTGCAACTCCCATGAGGGTAAGTATCCAACACCCCTCAAGTTACCGATTGAGCTGCAGCTGGTCAAGAAACCGGTGCAGGGCCAATCGGTGATGGCGTTTCGGACGGCGTCCGAACCTCAGCGCCAACTGCGGCTATAATTTTGGCCCTCCTTCGTGGTGGCGGGAGTTTCGGTGGCATCTTTTTCTGACCAGCCCCATTGACGTGCAAGTGAGGTACAGGCACCGGTGGATGAACGACAGGAACCCCGTGCTTATGTCGGGGCACTTCTGGTAGTGATTTCTGCGCCCTCAGAGTCCTAGGTGGCGGCGGTCTGGGTGGGCTGCCTCCATGCTCGGATTTGCCCTTGGCCTGCGCTGCCATATCCGACTTGCGACTAGGTGTCTTCACTCCGGGTTTCTCGGACACTTTGGCGATAACACTCACGGCACTACCGGTTTGTGACAGCGAGAGGCTGCCGATTGGACTGAGTGACGGAGATTCCGGCTCTTCTTCAGCCAGCCATGGGGTGCTGGCTACTCTGTCGAGCAGGCGTATTGTTGTCGGTTCGGGAGGCATAAAGTGCGCATTGCCGGTGCCTCGCAGGATGTCGATGAGACTGAGAATCTGACCCCTTTTGTAATGAGGCGGTTTGCTGAGTTGGGTATGAGCGAGCAAAGGGGCAAGTACCCTCAAGTAAGTGTGTCTCAAAATGTCCATCTCGCTCGGCAAATCAAGCAAGTTCCGTATGATGACATCCAGCAGCACATGGAGATCATTTGTGTAAAAATACTCGTACGTTGCAGATGTGGTAAAAAGCAGGTACAGCAGTTTGAGAATGAGCAGCTGCTGAGAGGTCTCTGTTTCCCGGTTGAGAAGCAGTATGATATTCTCTCCAAAGGTTCGATAGGAATCTCCATGAACGCCAAGAAGTTTGATGACGCgattggtggtgggcgagaTGGATGATGGTTCTGTCGCTGCCGATGTCGCTGCCACCATGTACTGTTCATTCAACACCAGCTGAAAGGCAGTTAGCGATAAAATTCCCAGAGCGATGAAATTCGGTAGCACTTACCAAAACCCGAATAACAGAATAGTGGTAAGGATCATTGGCGTCATCGGCTAGGGCTTCGATGAGTTGGAAGAGATACGTGACGAAGCCATCGTCAATTTGCATCAAATCCTCGTCCCGTAGCCGTTCAATGCGGGACATCTCATACATCAGCTGTAACAGAAGCCGATGTAATCGGGAATCCTTTCCCCCACACCCCTTGATCAACTCCAGCAACCGCACAAAGCACCCTTCCTTGATCATTTGTCGGAAggtctcctcctcggcgcgGCCGTCGGACAGGAGAAAGTTGGCAATAACGTGGAGCGGCGCATACTCATCCTCCTGAAGCAAACTGTATATGATTTGGGTTCGCACATAGTCCTTATTGGCAGAAAACAGCGGGCTGTGTATTAACTGCTCGGAACAATTCGCaatctcgtcctcgtcgtcgaggtaTTCGTCCCGGGCTTTGGAAACCAAATCAAGCCATGAGCGCAAGGCGTTATCGAGAAGCTCGTAAGAATCGCATGGTGCAGAGAGGATCTGATTCAAGGCTGCAAAGATGGATCGCAATTAGCATGTTGTGTCTTGGGTCGAGCTGCCGTGCATTCTTCTTTACCTGCCCAGAATTGCTGCTCATTCTCAGCAGTCCAAGTGCCTTGGACATCGGCCATGTTCTCAGACGAGCCAGTGTTGTGAATGCAAATGGGTCATCACGATGGCTAGGTGTCCAGGTCGCATATAAGGAATTCCGAGAGGCGCAACGCACTTTGCGGTAAGACAATCCGGTGATCAGGGCGTTTTGTAGTTGGACTTGGGATGGTCCGCCTGACTGGTGGCTCTCTTGTGTTGGAGGGGCTGAAGCACTGCGCGTGACGGATCGAAATTCCCAATCTTCGGTTTGGCTGCCGAGACTCACGTTTCGCATGCACGGGCCACCTAATTAAGCCGGGATGACGTCGAATGGGTAGTGCCAGTGTCTTGGGTCCCTCTCGTCTTTTATCATGATTAATCATATCGATAGGTATTCTTCCTGTTCTAAGCCTATCTAACCTGCTCCATATATCTCCACCACACATTAATCTTCAGTCAAGGTATCAACTGAAACGATAGACAACAGCCACCAAACTATGCAAAAAACCAACACGTCCTTTGAACGCCCCCAACCATGAAAAATACCCAGATCTATCATGTCAtgaaccctccccccatcatcatacaGACACAACTGCTATTCTTCCTCGTATATTTTGGCCCGTTCCGCATACTCTCGGATGTTGCTGACCACATAATCCTGAATTTCCCCGCCCCTGCCAGCCGCAATTCTCAGGATGAGCTCGTTGAGGTTGGACCTCCCCAAAATGTCAACGTGATCCGCCGTATTGGGTCCGCCACGAGGATTGAACCTTTCAGGTTCGTGTGGCATCTCCACCACAGTCACTTTCGCACCAGCTGGGTTGTACCGCTTCATATTCCACCCCTTATTGCACATATACCCGGTACTCATCAGGTTTACTGTcccatctccttcacccATGACAACGCCGTGATCGACATCGCCTTGGATGAGGGCAGTGTCAATGGTCATGTTCAAGTTAGTGAGAGCTCCAAGCTCGGAAGAGCGGTAGTAGTAGGCCCGTTCGGTGGGCTTCCCTACGCCATAGAAACAGTACACCTTGAGGCTAGGGGCGAGAGGCAGACGAGTTTCGAGAGGGTTGATCCATTTCCTGGGATCAAGTTCGTTGGCTGTGACCTCCTTCATAGTGTGTGCCACGCCCTGGGAATAACTTCTTTTGACCGAATCCCGATACCAATCATCAGTCGTGTCGTATAGGTATTGCATTGCATCATCCACCGTAAAGTTTGTCTTTGGTATCGTCCAGTTCTGTTTGGTTCGAAAGTTGAGGAATGAACCAAAGCTCACTGCTTGACCGGGCTGGTCATCAGGTGCCCCATCAAGATCTCCCCAAATGGCATTGCCTCCCATTGGCAACATTGAGGACATGCCAGGCATGGCACGGAATATCTCGGCTCTCTCCTCTTTGCTAAGAAACTTCTCCAGTCCATACACTGCGAAAGCATTCAGTTGCGCCGTGTCACGCATCTCGCCCGATAATATCGCTGCGACATCCTTGACGGCCCCAAGCATGCATCCACTGACGTTGATCCATGAGTCAACATGTCTCTCCACCCAGTCGTCACCACCTCTGCCACCCTGCTCAGAGGCTACCCAGTGGAAAAAGTAGAAGACCACTTGGCTGCCCATGCTGTGTGATGTGAGGACAACCTTCTTGTTATCCAGCTTGACAGCCATCTCAATATGGGCTTTCAGTCTAGAGAAGTACTGGTCTCTCTTCTCCAAGTTCGGGTACGCTAGCCGCCAGTCGTACGCTGCGGTGAACGAGTTGGTCGGGTCATAACCCAAGGACGCTAGGTTTTCGATGATCTTGTTCCAAATCCAGTACCCGGTAATAAAGAAGTCAGTCGCGTCGAAGCCTTGTGCCGCCCTCAGTTTGATCCCCGGTGGGTCCAGCCCAGTTGTATGGTCCAACATGATGTGCCTCTTCCAATTCTCCTTGTCCATGACCAATGCCCTCATCATGCTCCAACTGCCCCAAAGCCGTTTCCGAAAATAAGGTAGCGATTCATTAGACGTTCCCCAGGACTCGAGACCAGTCGAAATAACACCGGGAATTAGAACCATTGGATGGTGTGAAGATAGGCCTTCGGAGCGAACCTTGAGGCCTACAGAGAAGGCATCGTAGCTTTCGAGAAAATCGCGTTCGCCATTCTGTCATGTGGGTGATCCATTAGCTTGACAGGTAATCATATCAAATTCCAGAGCGTGTGTGATtcactcaccaccagctcGCGCATATCCTTGACAAAACCTGCAGGAAGAATCTCGAACAAGTTGTCCATACTCAAGTCCCCGAGCTCGGGGAACTCGAAACCGATAAGATCATTGCTTTTTGCAAAGAAACCGGCCGCAATGATACCAAACAAACTCCCGAGAAAGAAAATACCCGTTGTCTTCCTCTTTCGTGTTTCCTTTCGTTTGTGGACGACCTTGACTTTCTCGCCGGGTCTGACGGGGCTTTGGTTGCGAGGTGTCTGTGCGGGTGAAGGTTCGGTAGGTGtgtcgttgccgttgccgaaCACTCGTCGCCGCAGAGTGCTGGCCATCTCGAGACTGGTTTGGGCGGTGACTAGTGCGGTGTGGTGTGAATGCACCGTGGATGGGTAGACTTCAAGGAGGTGGTTCAGTATATCCAAATACTGAGGAGCGCCAGCGGCTCCTCCGCCTCAGCTCTGAACAGCAAGTCCGGGTGGGGCAAGGGATCTTTGACTGCCGGTTTCGCTCCTGCTTGTCACCCATCGACATGTAGATTTGCTTCGGCTCGATGTTGATACCGGGGAATCCGTGTCGGCATTTTCTAGAAcaccgaaaaagaaaaagaagcgaTTATAGCCGGGTTTTGTTTCGTCATCCTTAATTATCCGATCCACGTCGTTGTGATTTGCTCTCCGCGCCCGTGTCGATGTACTCGGTACGGGGCTATTGTTTGCGCCTCTGCTTTAAAATAGACATCAGGCGCATCGATCCAAGAGACTTTGGCTTCAAATGGCATTGCAAAGTATAATCTATCATATAGGTTATCTTTTATCTGAGATCAGCACTTCAAGCTTCTCACTGAGACAAGGTTGTCTCTTGTAGATCCAAGTATCGACTACCGAAGAATGCATGTTGAAGACTGCCGTTTCCTGACAGGTGGGTTGACAGGCACGACAGGGATGCTGCACGGGCTTTGGAGAAGTCGACCCACCGGGGGAAACGGGACGAGGGGGCCCAATGCTTGCCATGCGACTGGGACATGGCATGTGAAAGTTCAATGACGAAGACTCTGGGACGAGCAAGCGTTCGTCAGATCTCTTGCCAACGCAACCTCCCCGCTTCCAACACCGCGCCTACAGTCGACAACCgtcaccaaaccccccttccacGACAAGCGAACCTCAACATATACGACACGAACCCCTTCTCTCCACTCATCCTCAACGTGCGCACCATCTTTTATTTCCGCTTtcgaggctgctgctcgcTATTCGCGGCCCATTTGCTCACGCACTCGGAGAGCAGCGGACCGCATCAGTCTTCCGCATGGAGCAGAGCTCGCGCGTCGAACACCCCCCACGGGAACTGAAGTACATACAATATGAGCATCGTCTCGAGACTCAATATCTACCGGCAATCCGCGCCTTGATCTCCAAGGACCTCAGCGAGCCCTACAGCATCTATGTCTACCGCTACTTTCTCTACCAATGGGGCCATCTGTGTTACCTTGTAAGCCCATCCGACGgtcttccccccctctcctctcgaCCCGCGAATCAATTTCCGACGGCCCTAACCCCGCATCTCTCTCGTCACAGGCCATCGACCCTGAAGACTCCTCCCTAGTTGGCGTCATAATCTGCAAGCTCGAAGCCCATGCCTCCCATTCGCCCCCCACCTTGCGGGGATATATCGCTATGCTCGCCGTGTCATCTGCCTACCGCGGACATGGCGTGGCAACGACACTGGTCAAGATGGCCATCGACTCTATGAAGAGCCGCAATGCCGACGAGGTGGTTCTTGAGACAGAAGAGACAAATATTCCCGCAATGAGGCTATATGAGCGGTTGGGCTTCCTGAGATCCAAGAAACTCCATCGCTATTACCTAAACGGCAATAGCGCATACAGGCTGGTCCTTTTGTTGAGGCCAGTTGATCTGGACTCGGCGGCTGATCTGGCGTTGGACGATGCTGAAATTTATCGATGATGGATGTCTGGGCGCCCACCAAAACAGTTACGGAACATGTGGTAGCCGTGATAGGGACATGCAAACGGTGTTCGGGAAGATATGGCGCTCAACGAGTAGAATATTCAGAAGCTCTTGCGCATCAAACGCCGACGGTCAAGATGATGGGACGGTTCATATTCACCTGAAAGTTGTGGCTTGAAATACAGCCATGGCTTGCCCCAAGAGGCTCATCAATTGGGAAGCACCAAAAGATACGAGGGGGCTTATCACATAGTCGACCAGGTCGCATATCCTCTGACAGAACTTTCAGGAACACATCATGAGAGGGATTTGGCGGGTCACACCATATTCTCACAGCTAACTCACCCAAAACGAACAAACCTGCCGGGATAGGAGGTAGAAGGACGGAGCAGCGCCAGGCGAGGAAATAGAGGACTGAAAAATTTATTTGTGTTCATATTACTATTAAGGGAAACATGCGTTTCCGGTCCTTACAAAAGTATCAAATCGCTAGCTCCAGTGTGCTATCAtcctgctccctcctcggGGTAGTTGCCGGCTCGAACAAACATTCTCTTGTGCAGAGACACGGGGGAGCTCAAAACGTCCTCTTCCTGGTGACTTCTTTGATGTACTCAAATATCTCTTTCGAGTTGTACTAAAATTGTATCGTTAGCATGCATGGAAACTCGACGAGGTTCCGCTGAACCAGCCAACTCACCAAGGAAGCTTTGATCCCCCATTCATTCTCCCCATATATTCCCAGTTCGGTCCAAGCATCTACAGCATCGTTCGTCAGTGTCATGCTCGAGAGACCGTCAACCGCCCCGACGCACCAGCCTTGTAGTAGATCTGCCTCGCTCCCGGGCCCTGCTTCACCAACTCCAGCTctttcatcctcctcaacactcTCGCCACATCATCCTTATCCGTAAAATCCTCAGTATAGACGCATATCagtctctctttcttctcagCGTGCCCATCATCATACCCCACAGGCATCCTCGTCGCCACCTTGGCCGCAGTCCCCAACTGATGATTCGCCACCGCCCTGGCAACCTTCTCCCACGTATCATTAACGAACGCTACGTCCGAGAACAGCATCCATTTCCCAGAAGTCTTGCGGCACTCCACCGCTAACTGTTTTAGGTCCTCTATTGTCTCCTTTCTGGCCACGGCAATATGTCGTTTGGCGACCAGGGGAGAGTTGGGGTAGGCAGCGGTGGTCTTGTCAATGAAGGATTTGAACAGGTCAAGACGTTCACGGCCGGCTCTCATAAAGCGGTCGTGGTCGgaggggggacggggagggaggtagGGGTTGGCGATGAAGATCCATTCTAGGCCAAAGCGGCAGTTGGTTGTGGCTGGGGGTAGGCGGGCGAGGAACTGGGGGATGGATTCTGTGAGTTGGTAGGCGGCGTGGGGGATATTGGCGTAGGCGTTGTGAAGGCGTCCTGAGGCTGGAGGGGACTGGGAGGTGAATTCCGAAGGAGTGATCCGGGAGGTGATGAGTTTGGTGCGTGCTTCTTGGGAGGACCAGTAAGAAGGTGTGTTGTAGGCGGCAACTCGAGACTTGAGCCTGGAGACGGTTTTGGGGGAGCCTGGGGGGGCGTGTTAGTGGTGGTGTGATAAGATTGGTGGGCGATGTGCATGATGAGCTGGCTGACCGTAGAAGTCCGAATCGTCGGAGTCATCCATTTTCCCACGCCAAAAGAGTTGTATATCTGGATATTCCTGACCGCTGCTAAAGAAAATAGAGATTACAGTCTTGATCCTCCGTTCGTGAGCGGGTTTGTattgggttgggttttgaTCAGTTTAGGTTAAAGCTGAGCTATGAATGAGCCGGTGGAGTCTCAAATATGCAGGGACCCATCAACTTTGGTGGCCCTGAGATACACTAATcatggaggaagatgatcTGGAAAGATAAACGCATGGCGTTTTGAAAGAATCGAGAAGGTAGAATAGTCATGGGATCCCAGGCAAGTCGGTCTGGCGAGGCTTGGGGCGTTCTTCATTCAGAACTGACCAATCCGATGCGCCGGGGATAATTGTCAAGTCCCGAAAAAGAAAGTGCGACCAGCATCAAATCTTGATTGTCTTCACACCTCACAGGCCCCAGCGCACAACCCTTGTTCTCAAGGTCATCCGCTTTTAAAGTGTCATGTGGAGTAAAATGGAAGAAGATTCGGGCAAGCTGATCAATTCAGTTTGGTCACGGGAGTTGGATCTTCCACCAAGTTGTGTTGAGTTTTGCCCAGCTCACCCGTCTTACTTTCTGGTCGGGACCTACAATCTACAGAAAGACGACGTTGATGCGCACACGCCAGAGCAAGACGCCGGTGACGATGACAACAAAGACGACGCGAAGTCACAGGCTGCTAAGCCAAAGAAAGCTCAAAGTCGAAATGGAagcatcctcgtcttccaatTACAGGACGATAACAACATGTGAGTCACTAGATCCAGCTCGGGTTCTGCTTCACACCTAACCCTTCTCAAAGAGTTCCTATTCAAACTGAGCCTCAGCCATCTGCTTTGCTGGATCTTCATTTCAACCCGATTGAGGGATTTTGGGACATTTGCGCAACGGTCTCAAGTACGGCTACCCTTGCCATCTTCAAGCTCTCGCCCGGTCCTGAAGATGACAAGCCTTTAAAGCACCTAAACACGATGGACATTTCATCGTTGTCAGGAGGGGATATTTCTGCTTCGGATGGGTCGGAAATATTGTTTCTATCTGTTTGCTGGCACCCATCCCGAGCAGATATGCTGGCGGTTACCACTAATACCGGCCATGTCTACTTGGTGCATCTGCCAGCTTGGGACAAGGGCTGGAAACTTCTGCCAGAGCCGGCGACCACTCACACATTGGAGGCCTGGACGGTGAATCTATCGCCTTATCTCGGGCCCACTAACTCGCCAGAAGAAGTATTTTTCAGAATATTCTCGGGGGGTGATGACTCCAAACTACGTTTTGGAACAGTTATCTGGAGTCCCTCAGACGATCATCTCACTGAGACTATTTCTGCTGTCGAGGCCAGGGGTCATGATGCTGGAGTAACAGCAATCTTGCCTCTCTTTGTCCTAGAAGATGGATCGGAGCTGCTTGTCACAGGGAGTTATGATGAGAATATCAGACTCTTTTCACTGGCTCCA
The sequence above is a segment of the Podospora pseudoanserina strain CBS 124.78 chromosome 5, whole genome shotgun sequence genome. Coding sequences within it:
- a CDS encoding hypothetical protein (COG:J; EggNog:ENOG503P6V8), with amino-acid sequence MASSSIAKNLAQLNSMREIHGVVVTAGLIDKTVKVRVGGLKWNNFLKKHFDDPKTYLVHDPANSLRQGDVVAISPGWRTSKSKRHVVKHIIAPGAGLPISARPPIPSAEELVRQRVVKKEAKEARKSLKDVAEKTERSLQFVKAEAAEVEKELKTLTLILELRTKKKYGWLSKQTQ
- the LDB17 gene encoding pre-rRNA processing (BUSCO:EOG09264MGU; COG:T; COG:Z; EggNog:ENOG503NXI3), with the translated sequence MADVQGTWTAENEQQFWAALNQILSAPCDSYELLDNALRSWLDLVSKARDEYLDDEDEIANCSEQLIHSPLFSANKDYVRTQIIYSLLQEDEYAPLHVIANFLLSDGRAEEETFRQMIKEGCFVRLLELIKGCGGKDSRLHRLLLQLMYEMSRIERLRDEDLMQIDDGFVTYLFQLIEALADDANDPYHYSVIRVLLVLNEQYMVAATSAATEPSSISPTTNRVIKLLGVHGDSYRTFGENIILLLNRETETSQQLLILKLLYLLFTTSATYEYFYTNDLHVLLDVIIRNLLDLPSEMDILRHTYLRVLAPLLAHTQLSKPPHYKRGQILSLIDILRGTGNAHFMPPEPTTIRLLDRVASTPWLAEEEPESPSLSPIGSLSLSQTGSAVSVIAKVSEKPGVKTPSRKSDMAAQAKGKSEHGGSPPRPPPPRTLRAQKSLPEVPRHKHGVPVVHPPVPVPHLHVNGAGQKKMPPKLPPPRRRAKIIAAVGAEVRTPSETPSPIGPAPVS
- the LRO1 gene encoding phospholipid:diacylglycerol acyltransferase (EggNog:ENOG503NUWI; COG:I; BUSCO:EOG092610KH), whose translation is MASTLRRRVFGNGNDTPTEPSPAQTPRNQSPVRPGEKVKVVHKRKETRKRKTTGIFFLGSLFGIIAAGFFAKSNDLIGFEFPELGDLSMDNLFEILPAGFVKDMRELVNGERDFLESYDAFSVGLKVRSEGLSSHHPMVLIPGVISTGLESWGTSNESLPYFRKRLWGSWSMMRALVMDKENWKRHIMLDHTTGLDPPGIKLRAAQGFDATDFFITGYWIWNKIIENLASLGYDPTNSFTAAYDWRLAYPNLEKRDQYFSRLKAHIEMAVKLDNKKVVLTSHSMGSQVVFYFFHWVASEQGGRGGDDWVERHVDSWINVSGCMLGAVKDVAAILSGEMRDTAQLNAFAVYGLEKFLSKEERAEIFRAMPGMSSMLPMGGNAIWGDLDGAPDDQPGQAVSFGSFLNFRTKQNWTIPKTNFTVDDAMQYLYDTTDDWYRDSVKRSYSQGVAHTMKEVTANELDPRKWINPLETRLPLAPSLKVYCFYGVGKPTERAYYYRSSELGALTNLNMTIDTALIQGDVDHGVVMGEGDGTVNLMSTGYMCNKGWNMKRYNPAGAKVTVVEMPHEPERFNPRGGPNTADHVDILGRSNLNELILRIAAGRGGEIQDYVVSNIREYAERAKIYEEE
- the naa30 gene encoding N-alpha-acetyltransferase 30 (BUSCO:EOG092645LS; COG:S; EggNog:ENOG503P3XV); the encoded protein is MEQSSRVEHPPRELKYIQYEHRLETQYLPAIRALISKDLSEPYSIYVYRYFLYQWGHLCYLAIDPEDSSLVGVIICKLEAHASHSPPTLRGYIAMLAVSSAYRGHGVATTLVKMAIDSMKSRNADEVVLETEETNIPAMRLYERLGFLRSKKLHRYYLNGNSAYRLVLLLRPVDLDSAADLALDDAEIYR
- a CDS encoding hypothetical protein (EggNog:ENOG503P4CJ; COG:S), whose amino-acid sequence is MDDSDDSDFYGSPKTVSRLKSRVAAYNTPSYWSSQEARTKLITSRITPSEFTSQSPPASGRLHNAYANIPHAAYQLTESIPQFLARLPPATTNCRFGLEWIFIANPYLPPRPPSDHDRFMRAGRERLDLFKSFIDKTTAAYPNSPLVAKRHIAVARKETIEDLKQLAVECRKTSGKWMLFSDVAFVNDTWEKVARAVANHQLGTAAKVATRMPVGYDDGHAEKKERLICVYTEDFTDKDDVARVLRRMKELELVKQGPGARQIYYKAGASGRLTVSRA
- a CDS encoding hypothetical protein (COG:E; EggNog:ENOG503P1YJ) gives rise to the protein MWSKMEEDSGKLINSVWSRELDLPPSCVEFCPAHPSYFLVGTYNLQKDDVDAHTPEQDAGDDDNKDDAKSQAAKPKKAQSRNGSILVFQLQDDNNIVPIQTEPQPSALLDLHFNPIEGFWDICATVSSTATLAIFKLSPGPEDDKPLKHLNTMDISSLSGGDISASDGSEILFLSVCWHPSRADMLAVTTNTGHVYLVHLPAWDKGWKLLPEPATTHTLEAWTVNLSPYLGPTNSPEEVFFRIFSGGDDSKLRFGTVIWSPSDDHLTETISAVEARGHDAGVTAILPLFVLEDGSELLVTGSYDENIRLFSLAPYGRPKNLVEMGLGGGVWRLKLINLDKTPSPTYNWRARILASCMHAGSRVVDVLQTVDGEHHVRVLGRFEEHKSMNYGSDFHPQRKDSLTAVSTSFYDRLLCLWQLDIA